A window of Thermoplasmata archaeon genomic DNA:
CGTGCTCCCTGCGGACCGACGAGGCCTGCCGGACCGCGATCGTGCCATCGAAGTGACCCCAGACAACGTCGCGCGAGCCACGGAACGGTGCCACGAAAGCAAGGGTTGGGTGAGCGCGATCCTCTACGGATCCGAGACGCGTTTCGCCGACGGCGAGATGGGCGCCATCGAACGGAGCATCGTCGGCTCCGAAGGCCTCCGCCCCGAGGACTTCATCATCCCGGAGATCCCGAGGATTTCTTCGCGCGGAACGCGCAGGGAAATCCTGGCTCCGTTCCGCTCGTTGGCGACCCGCGTGGAGGACGGAACGCTGCAGGTGGAGGTCGAGCTCACACGGGGGGCGTACGCCACCTGCCTCTTGCGGGAGTACATGAAGGGTGAGTGAAGACCACGCGGGTCAGGGGCGCAGACGAGTCCACAGGTCGGCGAATCGATCGACCGCGTCGTCCTCGAAGCTCTTCCGGTTCGCCACGAGGAGACTGGAGACCTCGGCCATGTCCTTGATCGCGAAGACGCTCTCCCGCTCGCGCCGATAGCGGAGCAGCAGGTCCCTCGCCATCATGTGCTGCAGGTGGTAGGACAGGGTCGACTTGGACACGCCCGCGGCCTCTCGGAGCTGGGCGAACGTCCGCTCGCCATGGACGAGGATCTCGACCACGATCTTGCGGGGCACGCCTTGCCGGAGGACCCCGAGGATCCGCCGCTGGGCCTCCATGAAGGCTCGCGCGATGAAGTACCGCTTCCGGTGGCCGTCCGTCTCGGACTTGAGCATGCCCTCTCGCTCGAGGTACATCAGGTGGTAGGACAGCATGCCCGTGGACATCCCGAGGGCCTGACCGATCCTGCGCAGATGGACCCCGGGGTTCGCGAGGAGGTAGTCGTAGATCCTCCGACGACTCTCCAGCTCAAGCCCTCCGGACACGCGATCACCTCAGGAGCGCGAGATACAGGGACACGAGTACCGCGAGGTTCAGCGTGACCCATTCCGTCCCGACGGACGAGGACCAGGACATCGCCATCTCCGCGATCAGCCAGACCCCTTCGACCAGGAAGAGTCCGAACGCAGCGCTCAGGAGCAGGAAGCGCCGCTCCCGATGCCGCGCGTACGACTTCACGGACACCGCGGCGAGGATGGCCGCGAAGCCCAGGAATGCAACCCGGACGAACGCATCGAGAGGCTCCATTAGCGAGGTGCAAAGGTCCGCCTGGGTAAAAGGTCTTTTCGTACGACGGTCGAAGGGGCGCGATCCACCCGGCCAATCCCTCTGGGGGCGACGAGTTCGAGGAATGTCCTACCGCATCCGGGAGGCGAACCAAAACCCACTTAACGCCGAGGAGACGCTTTGGGATGCGATGAAACCGGGAGGGGACCCCAGACGACGCGCCAGAGCGGCCACCATCCTGGTCGCCTTGGCGCTTCTCCCCGTCGCCGTGATGACCGTGATCGCGCACTCCCCCGTGGCCCGCCCGACCGCGTTGGACGGTGCACTCCCCGGTGCCACGATCCGTGCCCGGGACTTGGACCTCCCGGCCGCCGACGCGGTCCATCGCAGCCTCTCGAGCAGCCTGTTCGCCCCGTTCACCTGGGACGGCCTCGTCGCCTCCGGCCCCTTCGTCCGGTTTGACTATCTCCCAGGGGCCGGCACGATCTTGAACTACGTCGCGGTGAACGGGAGCGAGTCATCGGTCATCCTGAGTTCCATCCAAATCGAGGACTTCTCCCCCCTGTCCGCGCCCGTGGTCTCGGGCGCCACGTTCGCGGTCGCGGGCAACAACGTGATGATCGTCGCGCACGACGATCCCACGGCCCTCCTCGAGATCCGGACCCTGCGCCAACCCTTGAATGTGAGTCTTCGGTTCCCGGATGGGACCACCGACCTCGAGGCGTCTCACGCAACGGTGGGTCCCGCCTCGAGCCTCTCCTTCACGGACGCCAACGCCAGCGGTCGCATGATTGTGGGCCACGGGAACCTCTCCGTGAACCGGACGATTGTGTCCGTGTACCTCACCGCGCAGGACTACCTGGCCCTACGTGCGGTCCCCGTCTTCGCGGAACACGCCGCGGCACGCACCGCGGTCCTGGACGCGTTCGGCTCGGGCCGGCTCGCCGCCGAGTTCGATTTCGTCGCCGTGTCGGATGGCGGCTGGCTCGAGAACTCCGCGCAGTTCCATGCCGTGCCCGGGTTGCAGGACAGCAGCGTGCAGTTCAATCGGGCCGCGGTCTCGCTGGACCTGCCGAGGGCGCAGGGCGGCTTGGTGCTCATGGCTTTCGACCCGACCACGATGCCCGCGGATCCCGGCCATAACCTGGTCGTGCGGGTCAACGGCTCGGATGTCCCGCAATCGTTGGACCCGCTCGCCTCGCTGTTCGCGCTCCCGGGGTCTTCGGACCGAGCGGCCTATGTGCGCCTTCCCATGAACGCCACGGTCCTCGCCGTGTACCTCCCCGACCTGAGCCCGATGAGCATCCAGATTTCGAGCGTGGCCGTGCCGCCGCCTGGGATCGATCGCCCGACCCAGCTGGGCATCGTGGCGGCGATGTTCGTAGTCGCGATCGCGGCAGCAATCATGTTCCGACGGCAGTCCACCTGAGCGGCGAATTTCTTATACGCGGCCCGTCATCGCCCCGGACGATGCCCGCGAAGAAAGAGGTCTGCGGGGTCTCTGGCTGCGGTCAGGACGCCGTCCGGTCCGTGGCCGTCGACAAAGCGAAGGAGACTCTCCCGGGCAAGTCCCTCACCGCGGACTTTCGTCGGGTCCATCTCTGCCGGGAGCACTACCGCGCCTTCCGGAAGGCGACGAAGAAGGATCGGGAGCTCGAGCGCCTGGGATGGTAGGCCTGGCGCGCGCCGGGTTCGGGTCGTGACCCTGTGCGGCCTCGTCCTCGGCACATCAACTTCCTGACGAACGCTGCTGCCTCGGCGGCGGGGCTGTTCATCCCGCTCTACGCGGTCCAGTACGGCGCCACGCTCGAGGAAGTCGGGTTCATCGTCGCCGCGTACAACGCGTTCATCGTGTTCGCGTCCATCCTGTTCGGGCGGGCGGCGGATGTGCAGGGGGTGCGTCGCATCCTGCGCGCGGGGCTCCTCCTCTCTGCGGTCACTAGCCTCACGCAACCCTTCGCCACGAATCCCTGGCTTCTCCTGGCGAGCCGCTCCCTGCTCGGGCTCTGCGTCGGGATGTACCCCGCGGCACTCCTCGCGTACGCGAAGACCGCGGACTCCCTGATGGGGAAATTCTCCTCCTGGGGATCACTGGGCTGGGCCTTGGGGAACGCGCTCGCTGGAATCGCCGCGCAAATTGATCCCAACGTCTACTGGCAGGTGTTCGCCCTCGCCTCCGGCGCGTGGTTCCTCGCGTTCTTCTTCGCCACGGCGGCGCCTGCGGAACCCGCAGGCGGGATCCGGATCCCGCTCTTCCCCCGCAAGGTGCTCCGGCGGAACATCCCCGTGTACGCGATGATGTTCATCCGGCACACGGGCGCGAACATGGTCTGGGGCATCTTCCCGATCTACCTCGCGGAGGTCCTCCACCTAGATGTCCTCGAGATCGGCCTGATCAACGCGTTCAATCCGTTCGTCCAGTTCGCGGTCATGCAGGGGATCGACCGGTACGGGAGTCGGACGCTCATCGTCGCCGGCCTGCTCGGATCCTTCGCAACCTTCGTCCTGTTCCTCGCCGCCCGGGACTTCTGGTCCATGCTCGCGACGCAGATCGTCCTCGGCTTCTCCTGGGCGACACTCTACGTGGGCTCCCTGAAGTCGATCACCGAGGACAACGCGGAGACGGGCACGGCCGGAGGATGGTTCAACAGCGTGACGAGCCTCTCGTCCATCGCGGGGCCCGTCCTCGGAGGATTCGTGGCGGCCGTGAGCTACGACTTGACCTTTGAGATCGCGGCCGCCTTGGCGCTCGCGGCCCTTGCGGTCTACGCGTTCGCCCGGAGGCGTCCGGCTCCCCGGCCGCCGGAGACGTACGCCGCGGGCTGAACCGCGCCTCGCACGGTCTACTCGATCTCGAGCTCATTCAGGGTGGTCTTCGGGTTCCGCTTCCGGTTCAGTCGGATCCGCCCGAAGCGCTCGATGCAGATCTCGTTCACGATGCATGACCGGGCGCGAAACAGGTGCCCTCCGACGACGCCGTGATCGGGTCCCGCGACCCCGACGTGGACGTGGAACTTCGGGTCTGCCCGCATCGTGATGCTGCCGTGGAAGGCGAGGAGCTCGTGGCGGCCCGCGTACGTCTTCTTCTCGTACCCTTGGGGGCCGAAGAACCCAATCTCGAAATCCTGGAGCATACCGATCCCCCAGAGAATCGCACCGCTCTCGATCTGGTGGGTTCGGGCGACGGCCTCCAGGCTCGCGAAAACGTCCTCGCCGTCGGAGAACTTCGCCATAACGCGGTCGCCGTCCGCGGCGCTCTGCAACCGATCACGGCTCCCGGAGGGGCACGGCCTTGATGTGCAGTCTTCGGTCGATCGCGCGGGCCAAGTCCGCGGCGTGGCTGAACACCGGGTACACCACGCGGGGTTCGCACGCCTCGACGAACGCTACGATGTCGTCGAAATCGGCGTGGTCGCTCAGGGGGAACTGGGCATCCAGCCCGTACCGGCGCGTGAAGTCGAAGAACGCCGTCCAGCCCGAGACGTACGCGGAGCGGAGCCGCAGCCCTCCCAGCCAGGAGACACTCTCGTCGAGCGGGGGCCGGAGCCAGCCCGGCGGCAGGATGTACACCCGGGGATCCCTGCGCTCCGATTCGGCGAGGCTGGAGATCCGGCGGTACGCTAGGGGGACCCCATGACGCACGTAGATGTCTGCCAGGTCCGCGATCCCGTCCGCAACGGCCACCTCGACGCCCAGGCGATTCACGAGGGCGATCAGTTCCTGGCTCTTCCCGAAGACGTAGCCGCCCAGGGCCACGGGGCCTTCCGCGAGCTCCATTTCGAGCCAGTTCAGCAGATCCGCTTCGACCGCCGTCTTGTCGGGGAAGCTCAGTCCCGGCTTTCCGTACGTGGCGTCGATGACAAGGCCGTGGACCTTCTCGGGCACGGCCTTCCCGCAGGTCGCTCCGCCCTCCGGATTGAAGTCGCCCGTGTAGAGGAGGTCGTCCACGCGCACCATGGCCGACCCGAAGACGTGACCGGCGTCTCGCAGCGTGACGTAGAATCCGTTGAGCTCGGCCTCGCGGTTGTACGGGAGCTCGATCCCTGTGCCCGATCCCCGGCGTGCGCGGAGGACCTCGAGCGTCTCCGGGGTCATCACGCCCCCCGAGGTCAGATGGTCCATGTGTGCGTGGCTCACCACGGACCCGGGCGTCTTCCGCACAGGATCGAGGATGATTCGGGAGAAGCCCTCTTGGAGCAGGATGCCTCCGCGATACGCCACCTGCATCAAGCACGCCTCGTGAACACGTATCGGATCGGGATGCGGCGACGGAGCCCGGTCCAGTATTTGCACCTCTCGCATCGATAGCCCAAGGTCACCGTGCCTCCGTACACGGTCATGTTCCGCACCCGCCGCAGACGCCTCCCGCACACGGGGCACTTGTAGAGGCTCGTCTTCTGGTCCGCCTCGCGGCAGTGGATCTCGAGTTCCACAAGCCCCGAGTCAATCGCAAGGAGGCGCAGCCTCGGTTCACCGACGCGGAA
This region includes:
- a CDS encoding winged helix-turn-helix transcriptional regulator produces the protein MSGGLELESRRRIYDYLLANPGVHLRRIGQALGMSTGMLSYHLMYLEREGMLKSETDGHRKRYFIARAFMEAQRRILGVLRQGVPRKIVVEILVHGERTFAQLREAAGVSKSTLSYHLQHMMARDLLLRYRRERESVFAIKDMAEVSSLLVANRKSFEDDAVDRFADLWTRLRP
- a CDS encoding MFS transporter, producing MRPRPRHINFLTNAAASAAGLFIPLYAVQYGATLEEVGFIVAAYNAFIVFASILFGRAADVQGVRRILRAGLLLSAVTSLTQPFATNPWLLLASRSLLGLCVGMYPAALLAYAKTADSLMGKFSSWGSLGWALGNALAGIAAQIDPNVYWQVFALASGAWFLAFFFATAAPAEPAGGIRIPLFPRKVLRRNIPVYAMMFIRHTGANMVWGIFPIYLAEVLHLDVLEIGLINAFNPFVQFAVMQGIDRYGSRTLIVAGLLGSFATFVLFLAARDFWSMLATQIVLGFSWATLYVGSLKSITEDNAETGTAGGWFNSVTSLSSIAGPVLGGFVAAVSYDLTFEIAAALALAALAVYAFARRRPAPRPPETYAAG
- a CDS encoding PPC domain-containing DNA-binding protein, yielding MAKFSDGEDVFASLEAVARTHQIESGAILWGIGMLQDFEIGFFGPQGYEKKTYAGRHELLAFHGSITMRADPKFHVHVGVAGPDHGVVGGHLFRARSCIVNEICIERFGRIRLNRKRNPKTTLNELEIE